A region of the Candidatus Methylomirabilis sp. genome:
ATCCTCCGCGAGCTGGCGGGGGAGGGGGGATAAGCGCCATGCCGGGGATGGGCAAGGCCTATCTCATCGGCGCGGGACCGGGGGACCCCGGCCTCCTCACCCTCCGGGGGAAAGCCTGCCTGGAGGAGGCTGACGTCGTGATCTACGACGCCCTGGCCAACCCGGCGCTGCTCCGGCACGCCCGGGCGGATGCCGAGCGGATCTTCGCCGGGAAGCGGGGGGGGGCACCGGGGATGCCCCAGGAGGAGATCAATCGCCTGCTCGTCACGCGCTGCCGGGCCGGGCAGGTAGTGGCGCGCCTCAAGGGGGGGGACCCCTTCATCTTCGGACGCGGGGGGGAGGAGGCGGAGGCACTCGCCGCCGTCGGCTGCCCCTTCGAGGTCGTCCCGGGGGTCACGTCGGCCGTGGCCGTCCCGGCCTACGCCGGCATCCCCCTCACCCACCGGGACCTGACCTCCACGGTCGCCTTCGTGACCGGCCACGAGGACCCCATGCGGGAGGAGTCCGGTGTCTCCTGGGAGGCTCTGGCTCGAGGGATCGGGACCCTGGTCTTCCTGATGGGCGTCGGGACCCTCCCCACGATCGCGCGGCAGCTCATCGCCCAGGGGCGCTCGCCGGAGACCCCGGTCGCGGTCATCCGCTGGGGAACGACACCTCGGCAGCAAACCGTCGTCGGGTCCCTGGCGGACATCGTCCAGAAGGTGGAGGCGGCGGGGCTCTCCCCGCCCGCCATCACGGTGGTGGGCGAGGTGGTCGGCCTCCGGAAGGTCCTCAACTGGTTCGAACGCAAGCCCCTCTTCGGGAAGACCGTGGTGGTCACCCGGGCGCGCGAGCAGGCGAGCGTCTTCGCCCGCCTCCTCGAAGCCGCCGGGGCGGAGGTCCTCGAGGCCCCCGCCATCGCCCTCGAGCCCCCGCCCTCCTGGGCCCCCCTGGATGAGGCGCTGGCCCACCTCGACCGCTACGCGTGGGTCCTCTTCACCAGCGCCAACGGGGTCCGGGCCTTCGCGGAGCGGCTCGGCGCGCGCGGTCTGGACTGGCGGGCGCTCGGGTCCTGCCGCCTCGCCGCGATCGGCCCCGCCACCGCCGAGGCGCTCGCCGCCTACGGCATGCGGGCGGACCGGGTCGCGGAGGAGTTCACAGCGGAGGGGCTGCTCACGGCTCTCGGGAACGAGCCGGTTGCCGGCAAGCGCCTGCTCCTCCCCCGCGCCGAGGTCGCCCGGGAGACCCTCCCGGAGGAGCTCCGGCGGCGCGGCGCCACGGTGGACGTGATCCCGGTCTACCGGACGGTCCCCGACGCCACGGCCGCAGCCGCCCTCAGGGAGGCCCTGAAGGGGCGACGCGTTGCCGCCGTCACGTTCACCTCCTCCTCGACCGTCGAGAACTTCGTCGAAATGCTCAAGGGAGAGGACCTCCCGACCTCCCTCAACGGTGTCCGGATTGCCTGCATCGGCCCGGTGACGGCCGAGGCGGCGCGCCGTCACGGGCTGCACCCCGACATCCTCCCGGCGGCCCATACCATCCCCGCCCTCGCCGAGGCCCTCGTGGCCGCCCTCGGCACGCCCCCCCAACGGTAACTGCTTGTCGGGATGAGGTTTTCCTGTTACGGTGGCCGCCTGAGGCCCGGCGGTGGGCTATCGGACGGAGTGCTCGCCAGCCGGCCCGGCTCGGCGAGTGTTTGGCAAGGCTCTTGCACCCCGTAAGTCTTTGCCATTAAAGGTCGGAGCATGACTGCAGAGACGACGATTCCCCCCCTGGACCTCCAGGCCGAGTACGGGGAAATCCGGGGCGAAGTCGATGCCGCCATCGCTCGCGTCCTCGCGAGCGGGGCATTCATCCTCGGGAGCGAGGGGGAGGCGCTCGAGGCCGAGGTCGCCGCCTA
Encoded here:
- the cobA gene encoding uroporphyrinogen-III C-methyltransferase, translating into MPGMGKAYLIGAGPGDPGLLTLRGKACLEEADVVIYDALANPALLRHARADAERIFAGKRGGAPGMPQEEINRLLVTRCRAGQVVARLKGGDPFIFGRGGEEAEALAAVGCPFEVVPGVTSAVAVPAYAGIPLTHRDLTSTVAFVTGHEDPMREESGVSWEALARGIGTLVFLMGVGTLPTIARQLIAQGRSPETPVAVIRWGTTPRQQTVVGSLADIVQKVEAAGLSPPAITVVGEVVGLRKVLNWFERKPLFGKTVVVTRAREQASVFARLLEAAGAEVLEAPAIALEPPPSWAPLDEALAHLDRYAWVLFTSANGVRAFAERLGARGLDWRALGSCRLAAIGPATAEALAAYGMRADRVAEEFTAEGLLTALGNEPVAGKRLLLPRAEVARETLPEELRRRGATVDVIPVYRTVPDATAAAALREALKGRRVAAVTFTSSSTVENFVEMLKGEDLPTSLNGVRIACIGPVTAEAARRHGLHPDILPAAHTIPALAEALVAALGTPPQR